Proteins found in one Bremerella volcania genomic segment:
- a CDS encoding glycine C-acetyltransferase, with the protein MWNEEVKSRYSGILDEIREAGLYKSERTILSPQKSKIDLPKQQQVLNMCANNYLGLSDHPEIIAAAKEGLDRWGYGLSSVRFICGTQQAHEDLEDEITKFLGMEDTILYSSCFDANGGLFETILGPEDAILSDELNHASIIDGVRLCKARRFRYKNNDMTDLEAKLQEAADARVKLIATDGVFSMDGYICNLPDLCDLADKYGAMVMVDDSHAVGFMGKTGKGTHEHHDVIDRIDIITGTLGKALGGASGGYTSGRKEIIDLLRQRSRPYLFSNTLAPPIVAGSLKALELIQSSTALRDKLEANTKFFREEIAKLGLDVLPGEHPIVPVMFYDAKVAAEFSERLLKRGIYVIGFSYPVVPQGKARIRTQVSAGHSIEELKFAVEQFAAVKEELGL; encoded by the coding sequence ATGTGGAACGAAGAAGTTAAATCGCGTTACTCAGGCATCCTCGACGAGATCCGTGAAGCGGGCTTGTACAAGAGCGAGCGGACGATTCTTTCGCCGCAGAAGTCGAAGATCGACCTGCCAAAGCAGCAGCAAGTGCTGAACATGTGCGCGAACAATTATCTTGGTTTGTCCGATCACCCCGAGATCATCGCGGCCGCCAAGGAAGGTCTCGATCGTTGGGGTTACGGGCTCTCTTCGGTGCGTTTCATCTGCGGTACGCAGCAGGCGCACGAAGACCTGGAAGACGAGATCACCAAGTTCCTGGGTATGGAGGATACCATCCTCTATTCGTCCTGCTTCGATGCCAACGGCGGATTGTTCGAAACGATCCTCGGTCCGGAAGATGCCATTCTTTCCGACGAACTGAATCACGCCAGCATCATCGACGGCGTCCGTCTCTGTAAAGCACGGCGGTTCCGCTATAAGAACAACGACATGACCGATCTCGAGGCCAAGCTACAGGAAGCCGCCGATGCCCGCGTTAAGCTGATTGCGACCGACGGCGTGTTCAGCATGGATGGCTACATTTGCAACCTGCCGGACCTGTGCGATCTGGCAGACAAGTACGGTGCGATGGTGATGGTCGACGACTCGCACGCCGTCGGCTTCATGGGCAAGACCGGAAAGGGTACGCACGAGCACCACGACGTGATCGACCGCATCGACATCATCACCGGAACCCTTGGCAAGGCACTCGGCGGTGCTTCCGGCGGTTACACTAGCGGCCGCAAGGAAATCATCGACCTGCTGCGTCAACGCTCGCGGCCGTACCTGTTCTCTAACACGCTGGCTCCCCCCATTGTCGCTGGCTCGCTGAAGGCTTTGGAACTGATCCAAAGTTCGACCGCGCTGCGTGACAAGCTCGAAGCCAATACCAAGTTCTTCCGCGAAGAAATCGCCAAGCTAGGGCTCGATGTCCTGCCCGGCGAGCACCCGATCGTGCCGGTGATGTTCTACGACGCCAAGGTCGCGGCCGAGTTCTCCGAGCGGCTCCTGAAGCGGGGAATCTACGTGATTGGGTTCTCGTACCCCGTGGTACCGCAAGGCAAGGCCCGCATCCGCACCCAGGTTTCCGCTGGACATTCGATCGAAGAATTGAAGTTCGCCGTCGAGCAATTCGCGGCCGTGAAAGAGGAACTGGGGCTCTAG
- a CDS encoding IS110 family RNA-guided transposase, with protein MSSLPTFVGLDYHQDLVQVCVLDSEGRTLANRSVRNEADLIARFALQHGTPQRVAIEACCGAADLAEELVTHRNLPVQLAHPGYVARMKRSPDKTDLADAQLLADLARVNYLPSVWLAPEATRQLRRLVRHRAQLVRRRRDVKLRIRGLLRENRVPSPGGTPWTKKWLTWLQETDDLAPSDRWLVEDHLEELTSLGRRIRAVEAKIRHTVEDDPVVAKLLTMPGVGLVTAVTLRAEIGRFDRFTRGKQLARFCGVTPRNASSGQRQADAGLIKAGNPDLRTVLIELGHRLIRQTSGPWTKLATGMLSRGKPKNVVVAAVANRWVRWLHHELRRETPQADRVLEQAV; from the coding sequence ATGTCTAGTTTACCAACTTTCGTCGGGCTTGATTACCATCAGGATTTGGTTCAGGTGTGTGTTTTGGATTCGGAAGGGCGGACGCTGGCGAATCGGTCGGTGCGGAATGAGGCTGATTTGATTGCCCGCTTTGCGTTGCAGCATGGCACGCCGCAACGCGTGGCGATCGAGGCCTGTTGCGGGGCGGCCGATCTGGCCGAGGAACTGGTCACCCATCGCAATTTGCCGGTGCAGCTGGCTCATCCAGGCTACGTCGCACGGATGAAGCGTTCGCCTGACAAAACCGACCTGGCCGATGCCCAACTGCTGGCCGATCTGGCTCGCGTCAATTACCTGCCGAGCGTGTGGCTGGCCCCCGAAGCAACGCGGCAACTGCGACGCCTGGTCCGCCATCGGGCTCAATTGGTGCGGCGGCGGCGGGACGTTAAACTGCGGATTCGTGGGCTTTTACGAGAAAACCGGGTGCCTTCACCGGGCGGCACGCCTTGGACGAAGAAGTGGCTCACATGGCTGCAGGAAACAGACGACTTGGCACCAAGCGACCGGTGGCTTGTGGAAGACCACCTCGAGGAATTGACTTCCCTGGGGCGTCGCATCCGTGCTGTGGAAGCCAAGATCAGGCACACGGTCGAAGACGATCCGGTCGTTGCGAAGCTTCTGACAATGCCCGGCGTGGGGCTGGTGACGGCGGTTACGCTTCGCGCCGAGATCGGTCGCTTCGATCGCTTCACGCGTGGCAAGCAACTGGCTCGGTTCTGCGGAGTGACGCCTCGCAATGCCAGCAGTGGACAACGTCAGGCAGATGCAGGACTGATCAAGGCCGGCAACCCCGACCTGCGGACTGTGTTGATCGAATTGGGGCATCGACTGATTCGACAAACAAGTGGCCCATGGACCAAGCTAGCGACCGGCATGCTGAGTCGAGGCAAACCGAAGAACGTGGTGGTCGCGGCGGTCGCCAATCGTTGGGTTCGCTGGCTGCACCACGAACTACGCCGCGAAACGCCCCAAGCGGATCGCGTTTTAGAGCAAGCCGTTTAA
- a CDS encoding homoserine dehydrogenase — protein MHKTKVAIVGLGTVGAGVAKILLDHGDRTARNAGTTLWLEKAVVRDLGRARDCELPDGVLTDDLSQVTGDPEIKVVAQLIGGIEPARTIMLQLLESGKDIVTANKALIAEHGAELFARARELGRSIAFDAAVAGGIPIITNLSQCLTANQLSSLSGILNGTSNFIASAMEEQEASYKWAVKEAQRLGYAEADPTMDVDGTDAAQKLAILAHIAFGIKIDWKTIPREGIDKLLPVDIRFAKELGYRIKLLASAQLSDEGLELHVSPSLIRAGEPLAEVRGPFNAISVVGDQVGPLFYYGQGAGQKPTASAVVADMIDMAVGRTALTFRTLKLFTENHSDVQMCSPDQIRGRHYFRFSVEDRPGVLAEIARVLGEQGISIASVIQHEPENFDGDTKSYTPLVIMTHTATQGQAARALETISKMPTVKPGARKMLVQD, from the coding sequence ATGCACAAAACGAAGGTCGCCATCGTCGGCTTAGGAACCGTCGGAGCTGGCGTCGCTAAAATCCTACTCGATCATGGCGACCGAACTGCGCGTAACGCAGGCACTACCTTATGGTTAGAGAAAGCCGTCGTTCGCGATCTGGGCCGTGCTCGAGACTGTGAACTGCCTGACGGCGTGCTGACGGACGACCTGAGCCAGGTGACAGGCGACCCCGAAATCAAGGTCGTGGCGCAGTTGATTGGGGGGATCGAGCCCGCCCGAACCATCATGCTGCAGTTGCTGGAAAGCGGTAAAGATATCGTTACCGCCAATAAAGCATTGATCGCCGAACATGGCGCCGAGCTGTTTGCCCGGGCACGCGAGCTGGGCCGCAGCATCGCCTTCGACGCCGCCGTGGCAGGCGGGATTCCGATCATCACGAATCTCAGCCAGTGCCTGACCGCCAACCAGCTTAGTTCGCTCAGCGGCATCTTGAACGGCACGTCCAACTTCATCGCCTCGGCGATGGAAGAGCAAGAGGCGAGCTACAAGTGGGCCGTCAAGGAAGCCCAACGACTCGGCTACGCCGAAGCGGATCCAACGATGGACGTCGACGGCACCGACGCCGCCCAGAAGCTGGCCATCCTCGCGCATATTGCCTTCGGCATCAAAATCGATTGGAAGACGATTCCCCGAGAAGGGATCGATAAGCTGCTGCCGGTCGACATTCGCTTTGCCAAGGAACTCGGCTATCGCATCAAGCTGCTGGCCTCGGCTCAGCTGAGCGACGAAGGGCTGGAACTACACGTCTCGCCATCGCTGATCCGCGCCGGCGAACCGCTGGCCGAAGTGCGTGGCCCCTTCAACGCGATCAGCGTCGTAGGAGACCAGGTCGGACCGTTGTTCTACTATGGGCAAGGTGCCGGTCAGAAGCCAACCGCATCGGCGGTCGTCGCCGACATGATCGACATGGCCGTGGGACGTACTGCCCTGACGTTCCGCACGCTGAAACTCTTCACCGAGAACCACAGCGACGTCCAGATGTGCTCGCCCGACCAGATTCGCGGCCGACACTACTTCCGCTTCAGCGTCGAAGACCGTCCCGGCGTGCTGGCCGAAATTGCCCGCGTCCTGGGCGAACAAGGGATCTCGATCGCCTCGGTGATTCAACACGAACCAGAGAACTTCGATGGCGACACCAAGAGTTACACGCCGCTGGTGATCATGACCCACACGGCAACCCAGGGACAAGCTGCCCGCGCGCTGGAAACGATCAGCAAGATGCCCACGGTCAAACCAGGCGCCCGCAAGATGCTGGTTCAAGACTAG
- a CDS encoding cofactor-independent phosphoglycerate mutase — protein sequence MKYAIVIPDGCADEPQESLGGKTPLQAANVSNMDAIAKAGVVGRADNVPAHLPAGSDVANLSLLGYSPLQYFTGRAPLEAAAQGIELGADDWAVRCNLVTIEDQIMKSFTAGQISSEEAKALLETAQQKLGGERVEFHPGVSYRNLLIYRGQDRPAPFSMETRTTPPHDLSDKSVADSYPRGLGSDWLSDMMSRSVELFADHPVNKKRIAEGKPPATNIWLWGLGRRPALTPFNELYGKTGKMITAVDLLRGLAALIGWDRIEVPGATGYTDTDYAAKGQYAINALDSTDVICVHVEATDEASHEGDVEEKIKALEAIDGKIVGPLHEALKKYGEYRMIVLPDHPTFCRTKTHSHGFVPLTMCGSGIEADAFEAYNERNADASSLSFDEGWKMMPYFLGV from the coding sequence ATGAAATACGCGATTGTCATTCCCGACGGCTGCGCCGACGAACCTCAAGAGTCGCTCGGCGGTAAGACTCCGTTGCAAGCTGCCAACGTTTCGAACATGGACGCCATCGCCAAAGCAGGCGTCGTCGGTCGTGCCGATAACGTCCCGGCGCATCTTCCCGCCGGTAGCGACGTGGCCAACCTGAGCCTGCTCGGCTATAGCCCTCTGCAGTACTTCACCGGCCGCGCCCCGTTAGAAGCCGCCGCGCAAGGCATCGAGCTGGGTGCCGACGACTGGGCCGTCCGCTGTAACCTGGTCACCATCGAAGACCAGATCATGAAGAGCTTCACCGCCGGGCAGATCTCGTCGGAAGAAGCCAAGGCCCTGTTGGAAACGGCCCAACAGAAACTGGGCGGCGAAAGGGTCGAATTCCATCCCGGTGTCAGCTACCGCAATCTGCTGATCTATCGCGGACAGGACCGCCCTGCCCCGTTCAGCATGGAAACCCGCACCACGCCGCCACACGATTTAAGCGATAAGTCGGTCGCCGATAGTTACCCACGTGGCCTCGGCAGCGATTGGCTCTCGGACATGATGAGCCGTAGCGTCGAACTATTCGCCGATCATCCAGTCAACAAAAAGCGTATCGCCGAAGGCAAGCCGCCGGCTACCAACATCTGGCTGTGGGGCCTGGGCCGCCGCCCTGCCCTGACGCCGTTCAACGAGTTATATGGTAAGACCGGCAAGATGATCACCGCGGTCGACCTGCTGCGTGGCCTGGCCGCGCTGATCGGTTGGGACCGCATCGAAGTCCCCGGTGCGACCGGTTATACCGACACCGACTACGCCGCTAAGGGGCAGTATGCCATCAACGCGTTGGATTCCACCGACGTGATCTGCGTGCATGTCGAAGCCACCGACGAAGCTTCGCACGAAGGGGACGTCGAAGAAAAGATCAAGGCCCTCGAAGCGATCGATGGAAAGATCGTCGGCCCGCTGCATGAAGCGCTCAAGAAGTACGGCGAGTACCGCATGATCGTGCTCCCTGATCATCCGACGTTCTGCCGCACGAAAACCCATAGCCACGGTTTCGTCCCGCTGACCATGTGTGGCAGCGGCATCGAAGCCGACGCGTTCGAGGCTTACAACGAACGCAACGCCGACGCCTCGTCGCTAAGCTTCGACGAAGGTTGGAAGATGATGCCATACTTCCTCGGCGTGTAA
- a CDS encoding valine--tRNA ligase, whose amino-acid sequence MVAFSAQDIPNRFDFSISPKIYEYWESQGFFHSEPDPNREPFTIVIPPPNVTGALHLGHALNNTLQDVLIRYKRLKGFNTLWMPGTDHAGIATQAVVERRIFESEKKSRHDLGREELVKRIWDWKDQYEKRILGQLKRLGSSCDWERTRFTLDDTCARAVRRTFYDLFAKQWIYKGKRLVNWDTFLQTAVSDDEVFHETTDGSFWHFKYPVIDPQPGEPKFVTIATTRPETMLGDTAVAVHPDPAKALDTIEAELKQKLQEAAGKDKPAIQEQLDQIADRRETMLPQLIKLRDMALDGRKLMLPLVDREIPLVADQWAKPELGSGCVKITPAHDPNDYEVGRRQELPMINILNADGTMNETTGEYVGLTIPKARQAVVEDLDKLGLLEKIEDRKIELAYSDRSKTPIEPYLADQWFIKMDQLAQSAMDAVKDGRVKIFPSRYANGYLDWLSEKRDWPVSRQLWWGHQIPIWSIECEYKEEHDKLIAKLQADPDIKSGKANFQVERDEELEVAEKTGTIQGAVRVTMPYAQVHVCIANEDETLAKKYEAMGFVREQDVLDTWFSSALWPHSTLGWPEQTPELAYYYPTSTLITSRDIITLWVARMVLAGLNNMGEVPFREVFIHPTILDGLGERMSKSKGNGVDPLDVIEKFGADSLRFGLAYLTTETQDVRMPVQFECPHCDALIDQTKKNRQLPRVECKKCGKPFSTQWAETAEDKALPRGAVVSERFELGRNFCNKLWNAARFTMMNLEGYTPGDVSPEEMQLEDRWILSRLYTVSQEVTRCYESYGYADAARATYDFAWDEFCSFYVEILKERFQDDKQRAAAQRVITYVLDAMLRLLHPIIPFITEEIWQTLGKIAPTRGIESPTEATESIMQSTWPEIDPKWEDRSIERQFAVFQETLGSLREIRSRQNIAPKDTIEFVIRCDEPTAKLLETMSPYFLSMTNAKSCGLGKDVTVPETNAAITVGDMEIFVDLKDFIDVDAEIERLEKQEQKQQQLVTSKEKKLGNESFVARAPADVVARERESLEQAKLELERTQAALAKLRESAAK is encoded by the coding sequence CTGGTGGCGTTCTCCGCTCAGGATATTCCCAATCGATTTGATTTCTCGATCTCGCCCAAAATCTACGAATACTGGGAATCGCAGGGATTCTTTCATAGCGAGCCCGACCCCAATCGCGAGCCGTTCACGATCGTCATCCCTCCGCCCAACGTGACTGGGGCACTGCATCTGGGGCACGCGCTCAACAACACGCTGCAAGACGTGTTGATTCGTTACAAACGCCTGAAGGGCTTCAACACGCTGTGGATGCCTGGCACCGACCATGCCGGCATCGCCACCCAGGCCGTGGTGGAACGACGCATCTTCGAATCGGAAAAGAAGAGCCGGCACGATCTCGGGCGTGAAGAACTCGTCAAGCGAATCTGGGACTGGAAAGATCAGTACGAGAAACGCATTCTCGGCCAGCTCAAGCGGCTGGGCAGCAGCTGCGACTGGGAGCGAACCCGATTCACGCTCGACGACACGTGCGCCCGGGCAGTGCGGCGGACGTTCTATGATCTGTTCGCCAAGCAGTGGATCTACAAGGGTAAGCGGCTGGTCAACTGGGATACGTTCCTGCAAACAGCGGTGAGTGACGACGAGGTGTTCCACGAAACGACCGACGGTAGTTTCTGGCACTTCAAATACCCGGTGATCGATCCGCAGCCGGGCGAACCAAAGTTCGTGACCATCGCGACGACGCGTCCCGAAACGATGCTGGGCGATACGGCCGTGGCCGTGCATCCCGATCCGGCCAAGGCGCTCGACACGATCGAAGCCGAGCTGAAGCAGAAGCTCCAAGAAGCCGCTGGCAAGGATAAGCCAGCCATCCAGGAACAGCTGGACCAGATTGCCGATCGCCGCGAGACGATGCTGCCGCAGCTGATCAAGCTGCGTGACATGGCGCTCGATGGCCGCAAGCTGATGCTGCCGCTGGTCGATCGCGAGATTCCACTGGTGGCCGACCAATGGGCCAAACCGGAACTTGGCTCAGGCTGCGTGAAGATCACGCCTGCTCACGACCCCAACGACTACGAAGTGGGGCGTCGACAAGAGTTGCCGATGATCAATATTTTGAACGCCGACGGCACGATGAATGAGACGACCGGCGAGTACGTCGGGCTGACCATTCCCAAAGCGCGGCAGGCCGTGGTCGAGGATCTCGACAAGCTGGGCCTGTTGGAAAAGATCGAAGACCGCAAGATCGAGCTGGCCTATTCCGACCGCAGCAAGACGCCGATCGAACCGTACCTGGCCGACCAGTGGTTCATCAAGATGGACCAACTGGCCCAGAGCGCGATGGACGCGGTGAAGGATGGCCGCGTGAAGATCTTCCCGTCGCGTTACGCCAATGGCTACCTCGATTGGTTGAGCGAAAAACGCGACTGGCCAGTCAGCCGTCAGTTGTGGTGGGGGCACCAGATTCCGATCTGGTCGATCGAGTGCGAATACAAGGAAGAGCACGACAAGCTGATCGCCAAGCTCCAGGCCGACCCCGACATCAAGAGCGGCAAGGCCAACTTCCAGGTCGAACGGGACGAAGAATTGGAAGTGGCTGAAAAGACCGGCACCATTCAGGGCGCGGTCCGCGTGACCATGCCTTATGCCCAGGTGCACGTGTGCATTGCCAACGAAGACGAGACGCTCGCCAAGAAGTACGAGGCCATGGGCTTCGTGCGCGAACAGGACGTGCTCGATACCTGGTTCAGCTCGGCGCTGTGGCCGCACTCGACCCTCGGCTGGCCGGAGCAAACGCCGGAACTGGCTTATTATTACCCTACCAGCACGCTGATCACCAGCCGCGACATCATCACGCTGTGGGTGGCTCGCATGGTGCTGGCCGGGCTGAACAACATGGGAGAAGTGCCGTTCCGCGAGGTGTTCATTCACCCAACCATTTTGGATGGCCTGGGCGAGCGCATGAGCAAGTCGAAGGGGAACGGCGTCGATCCGTTGGACGTGATCGAGAAGTTCGGTGCCGACTCGCTCCGCTTCGGTTTGGCTTACCTGACCACCGAAACGCAAGACGTGCGGATGCCGGTGCAGTTCGAGTGCCCCCACTGCGACGCGCTGATCGATCAGACGAAGAAGAATCGTCAGCTGCCGCGCGTCGAATGCAAGAAGTGTGGCAAGCCGTTCAGCACCCAGTGGGCCGAAACGGCCGAAGACAAGGCGCTGCCCCGCGGTGCGGTGGTGAGTGAACGTTTCGAGCTAGGTCGTAACTTCTGCAACAAGCTGTGGAACGCCGCCCGGTTCACGATGATGAACCTGGAAGGGTACACGCCTGGCGATGTGTCGCCTGAAGAGATGCAGTTGGAAGATCGCTGGATCCTTTCACGCTTGTACACCGTCAGCCAAGAGGTGACCAGGTGTTACGAAAGCTACGGCTACGCAGACGCGGCTCGGGCAACGTATGACTTTGCCTGGGACGAGTTCTGCAGTTTCTACGTGGAAATCCTCAAAGAACGTTTCCAAGACGATAAACAGCGGGCAGCCGCCCAACGGGTGATCACCTACGTGCTCGACGCGATGCTGCGGCTATTGCACCCGATCATTCCGTTCATCACCGAAGAGATCTGGCAGACGCTCGGTAAGATCGCTCCGACGCGCGGTATCGAATCGCCCACCGAAGCGACCGAAAGCATCATGCAATCGACCTGGCCCGAGATCGACCCTAAGTGGGAAGACCGCTCGATCGAACGCCAGTTCGCCGTGTTTCAAGAGACACTCGGCAGCCTGCGGGAAATCCGCAGCCGTCAGAACATCGCGCCGAAGGACACGATCGAATTCGTCATCCGCTGCGACGAGCCAACCGCCAAGCTCCTGGAAACGATGTCGCCGTACTTCCTCTCGATGACCAACGCCAAGAGCTGCGGCCTGGGTAAGGACGTGACGGTGCCGGAAACGAACGCCGCGATCACGGTGGGAGATATGGAGATCTTCGTCGATCTGAAGGACTTCATCGACGTCGATGCCGAGATCGAGCGTCTCGAGAAGCAAGAGCAAAAGCAACAGCAATTGGTGACCAGCAAAGAAAAGAAGCTCGGCAATGAGAGCTTCGTTGCTCGCGCCCCAGCCGATGTCGTGGCCCGCGAACGGGAGAGCCTGGAGCAAGCCAAGCTGGAACTTGAGCGTACCCAGGCTGCTTTGGCGAAGCTACGAGAGTCGGCGGCGAAGTAG
- a CDS encoding trypsin-like peptidase domain-containing protein, with protein sequence MTLLLFGASPLSAEVEDLNTRMLRATVKLSHDDSTATGFILTPDQGKSFLLVTANHVLANTKGSETTILFRRKVEKGLYKKLPLKLIIRNDETPLWTKHPSEDVAVIAVTPPEDADLAHVSTDLLATDDDLRKYQVHPGKQMVFLGYPHREEASEAGFPILRGGPIASFPLLPTQKIKTFYVSTHIFAGDSGGPVYMPRRGDDSAANVPMIVGIIHGQRFVNNTVKGDYITVKTHHQFGLAIVVHSSFIIETIDLMK encoded by the coding sequence ATGACACTTCTCCTTTTCGGGGCGTCACCTCTATCGGCCGAGGTCGAAGACCTGAACACGCGGATGTTGCGGGCCACGGTGAAGTTGAGCCATGACGATTCCACCGCCACCGGTTTCATCCTGACGCCTGACCAGGGAAAAAGCTTTCTGCTGGTCACGGCCAATCACGTTCTCGCCAACACGAAGGGGAGCGAGACTACCATCCTATTCCGCCGTAAGGTCGAAAAGGGGCTCTACAAGAAGCTCCCGCTCAAACTCATCATCCGAAACGATGAGACGCCCCTCTGGACGAAGCACCCCAGTGAGGATGTCGCGGTGATTGCCGTCACGCCGCCTGAGGATGCGGACCTGGCGCACGTTTCCACCGATCTTCTGGCGACCGACGACGACCTGAGAAAATACCAGGTTCATCCCGGAAAGCAGATGGTCTTCCTCGGCTACCCTCACCGAGAGGAAGCCAGCGAAGCAGGTTTTCCCATTCTGCGAGGCGGCCCGATCGCGTCCTTCCCGCTGCTCCCCACGCAAAAGATAAAGACATTCTACGTCAGTACCCATATTTTCGCTGGCGACAGCGGTGGCCCCGTCTACATGCCCCGCCGCGGCGATGACTCAGCCGCAAATGTCCCCATGATTGTAGGAATCATCCATGGCCAGCGTTTCGTGAACAACACCGTGAAAGGAGACTACATCACGGTGAAGACGCACCACCAATTCGGCCTGGCGATTGTCGTGCACTCGTCGTTTATCATCGAGACGATTGATCTTATGAAGTAA
- a CDS encoding aspartate kinase yields the protein MSLIVQKFGGTSVADCEKIVAAARKAIRAQREGHQVVMVVSAMGKNTDVLVDLAQQVSDNPPAREMDMLLSTGEQVSVALMAMAIDALGSKAVSLTGAQIGIRTDSTHTKARIRSIETSRVKQLLDEGNIVIAAGFQGIDENLNITTLGRGGSDTTAVALAAVLDADTCEIYTDVDGVYTTDPRVLPDARRVPQIAYDEMLELASLGAGVMHSRSIEFAKKFGVPIHVRSSFTDVPGTLIVHDPESRTRPVSGAAITKKEARITLEGIPDEPGVSLELFRRIAAKAISVDMIVQNISKDGKANISFTVPQNELKVTLDAVKQASELLQPENVTFDDHVSKVSVVGLGMATLPGVANKMFQVLSEAGINIQAISTSEIKISVLVSQADAQRALQAVHNGFELDVTPEDSPAEVSSVRVRDVTDPAIVVQRLREMEDLAIDDIELDRSQSLLLVRRVPDHPGIAAQVFDAVAAKGINIDVIIQNVGRDDCANVSFTCPVADYEKAFAALEEVVKEMGEGEVEGNREAAKLTVSGIGLRSHTGVGVRMFQALSSAGINVDLISTSEVRVNVIVDEHEGEPGLKALQAAFKDVLLDT from the coding sequence ATGTCATTGATTGTTCAGAAGTTTGGAGGTACCAGCGTCGCCGACTGCGAGAAGATTGTTGCCGCAGCGAGAAAGGCGATTCGCGCCCAGCGAGAAGGCCACCAAGTGGTCATGGTCGTCAGCGCGATGGGCAAGAACACCGACGTCCTGGTCGATCTGGCCCAGCAGGTCAGCGACAACCCACCTGCCCGTGAGATGGACATGCTCCTCTCGACCGGCGAGCAGGTCAGCGTCGCTCTGATGGCGATGGCAATCGACGCGCTCGGTTCGAAGGCCGTCAGCCTGACCGGTGCCCAAATCGGTATCCGCACCGACAGCACCCACACCAAGGCCCGCATCCGCTCGATCGAAACGTCTCGCGTGAAGCAGTTGCTGGATGAAGGTAACATCGTCATCGCCGCTGGTTTTCAAGGCATCGACGAGAACCTCAACATCACGACCCTCGGCCGCGGCGGTAGCGACACCACTGCCGTTGCGTTGGCCGCCGTGCTCGATGCCGACACGTGCGAAATCTACACCGACGTCGACGGCGTCTACACGACCGACCCGCGCGTGCTGCCCGATGCCCGTCGCGTTCCGCAGATCGCCTATGACGAAATGCTAGAACTGGCTAGTCTGGGTGCCGGCGTGATGCACAGCCGTTCGATTGAATTCGCCAAGAAGTTCGGCGTGCCGATCCACGTGCGCAGCAGCTTCACCGACGTCCCCGGCACGCTGATCGTGCACGATCCGGAGTCGCGCACGCGTCCGGTGAGCGGCGCGGCGATCACCAAGAAGGAAGCCCGCATCACGCTCGAAGGCATTCCGGATGAACCTGGCGTCTCGCTGGAACTGTTCCGCCGCATCGCCGCCAAGGCGATCTCGGTCGACATGATCGTGCAGAACATCAGTAAGGACGGCAAAGCCAACATCAGCTTCACCGTTCCACAGAATGAATTGAAGGTCACGCTCGACGCCGTCAAACAGGCCTCGGAACTGCTGCAGCCAGAGAACGTTACCTTCGACGATCATGTCTCGAAGGTTTCGGTCGTCGGTCTGGGAATGGCCACGCTGCCGGGCGTCGCCAACAAAATGTTCCAGGTCCTTTCGGAAGCAGGAATCAACATCCAAGCCATCTCCACTTCCGAGATCAAGATCTCGGTCCTGGTCAGCCAGGCCGATGCCCAGCGGGCGCTGCAAGCCGTGCATAACGGATTCGAACTCGACGTCACGCCGGAAGATTCCCCGGCGGAAGTCAGTTCGGTACGCGTTCGCGACGTGACCGATCCGGCGATCGTCGTACAACGTCTACGCGAAATGGAAGACCTGGCGATCGACGACATCGAGCTGGATCGCAGCCAATCGCTGCTGTTGGTTCGTCGCGTGCCGGATCACCCCGGGATCGCCGCCCAGGTATTCGATGCCGTTGCCGCCAAGGGAATCAACATCGACGTGATCATTCAGAACGTCGGCCGTGATGACTGTGCCAACGTCAGCTTTACCTGCCCGGTGGCCGACTACGAAAAGGCCTTCGCGGCCTTGGAAGAAGTCGTGAAGGAAATGGGTGAAGGAGAAGTCGAAGGCAACCGCGAAGCGGCCAAGCTGACCGTCAGCGGCATCGGACTGCGAAGCCACACCGGCGTCGGCGTCCGCATGTTCCAGGCCCTCAGCAGCGCTGGCATCAACGTCGACCTGATCAGCACCTCGGAAGTCCGCGTGAACGTCATCGTCGACGAACACGAAGGAGAACCAGGCCTCAAGGCCCTGCAAGCCGCCTTCAAAGACGTCCTGCTCGACACGTGA
- a CDS encoding bifunctional nuclease family protein, producing MPIQMELSRIIISEINDQQVIYLKEVDGERQFPIMIGIFEATSIHRRVKDFVPPRPLTHDLIVSIVERLGGELDSVIINDLKEGTYFANLRVKVDGELVSIDARPSDAIAVAVTSQPHLPIYVEEHVLEESEV from the coding sequence ATGCCGATTCAGATGGAACTCTCGCGGATCATCATCAGCGAGATTAACGACCAGCAGGTAATCTACTTGAAGGAAGTGGACGGAGAACGCCAGTTTCCCATTATGATTGGCATCTTCGAGGCGACCAGCATTCACCGCCGCGTGAAAGATTTCGTCCCGCCTCGTCCATTGACGCATGATTTGATCGTCAGCATCGTCGAACGCCTGGGGGGCGAACTCGACAGCGTCATCATCAACGATCTGAAGGAAGGAACCTACTTCGCCAACCTTCGCGTGAAAGTCGACGGCGAACTGGTTTCAATCGACGCCCGCCCTTCCGATGCAATCGCCGTGGCCGTCACCAGCCAGCCGCACCTACCGATCTACGTGGAAGAACACGTGCTGGAAGAATCGGAAGTCTAA